TCGAGCTGCGGATCGCGGGCCCGCCACACCTGCCCCATCGCGCCCTCGCCGATCAGGGTCTCGAGCAGGTACCGGTCGATCGTCGTGCCGGCGGTCGGCACCGGGACCGGCGCGGTGTCGATGCGGCCGAAGTCGAACTCGCCGGTGGCGCTGGCGTCGTCGTCGGCCACGGTCGGATCGTCGACGGACACCGTCGACTCCCCGCTCGCGAACCAATCCGGCGGCGCCCCGGGCATGGCCGGAGTATCGCACCGGATCGACTGGACCTACGACCCCGCCGCCGGTTCCCGCCGCCGGGCAACCTGAGGTAGGCTGCGCGCCGATGCCGGTCGACGACCTGCGCTCTGGAACCTGGGTCACCTACGTCGGCGGCCGCGCCACCGGCCTGCGCCTGCGCCGGTGTCGGGTCGAGGTCACGGCCGGCCCCGACGCCGGCCTCATCCGCGACCTCGAGGCGCCGGTCATCCGCATCGGCGCCCGCCGCGGCAACGACGTGCAGCTGTCCGACGCCAAGGTGTCGGGGCTGCACTGCGAGATCCGGCTCGACGACCGCGGCTACCGGCTGCGCGATCTCGACTCGACCAACGGCACGTTCGTCGGCGGCATCCGCATCAACGACGTCTACGTCCAGCCCGGCGCGCAGATCGCGGTCGGCTCGACGCGGATGAAGTTCGAGCCGCTCGGCGAGTCGGTCGAGCTGGAGATCTCCGAGCGCGATCGCCTGGGCGGCATGCTCGGCCGCTCGGTCAAGATGCGCGAGCTGTTCGCGCGGCTCGAGAAGCTCGCCGCCAGCGACACCACCGTGCTGATCACCGGCGAGACCGGGGTCGGCAAGGAGCTGGCCGCCGAGTGCGTGCACGACCTGTCGCCGCGCGTGAAGGGCCCGTTCGTGGTCGTCGACTGCGGCTCGATCCCGCCGACCCTGATCGAGAGCGAGCTGTTCGGGCACGAGCGCGGCGCGTTCACCGGCGCCACCGCGAGCTACGCCGGCGCGTTCGAGCGCGCCCACGGCGGCACGGTCTTCCTCGACGAGCTCGGCGAGCTACCGCTGGCGATGCAGCCCAAGCTCCTGCGCGTGCTCGAGGCCAAGGAGGTGCGGCGGGTCGGCGGCCAGAAGACGTTCAACGTCGACATCCGCATCGTCGCCGCCACCAACCGCGACCTCGGGGTCGAGGTCAACCGTGGCCGGTTCCGCGAGGACCTGTTCTACCGCCTCGCCGTCGCGCGGATCGTCGTGCCGCCGCTGCGCGAGCGCAAGGAGGACATCCCGCTGCTCATCGAGGGCATCCTGGCCACGACGCCCGGCGGCGAGGGCGCGTACATCGCGGCCGAGACCATCGATCTGATGATGAAGCACGACTGGCCCGGCAACGTCCGCGAGCTGCGCAACGTGATCGAGCGCGCGGTGCTCCTGGCCGAGCCGCCCGAGAACGCCGCGCAGCTGCGCCGGGCGCCCGCGCCGCAGCCGCCGCCGCGGACCGATCACACGCCGTCGACGACGGCGTCGTCGCCCGACGCCACGATGACCGTGCCGGTCGACATCGCGACGCCGTTCAAGGCCGCCAAGGGCAACGTCGTGTCCGAGTTCGAGCGCCGCTACATCTCGAAGCTCCTGGCCCACCACGACGGCAACATCTCG
The sequence above is a segment of the Myxococcales bacterium genome. Coding sequences within it:
- a CDS encoding sigma 54-interacting transcriptional regulator, coding for MPVDDLRSGTWVTYVGGRATGLRLRRCRVEVTAGPDAGLIRDLEAPVIRIGARRGNDVQLSDAKVSGLHCEIRLDDRGYRLRDLDSTNGTFVGGIRINDVYVQPGAQIAVGSTRMKFEPLGESVELEISERDRLGGMLGRSVKMRELFARLEKLAASDTTVLITGETGVGKELAAECVHDLSPRVKGPFVVVDCGSIPPTLIESELFGHERGAFTGATASYAGAFERAHGGTVFLDELGELPLAMQPKLLRVLEAKEVRRVGGQKTFNVDIRIVAATNRDLGVEVNRGRFREDLFYRLAVARIVVPPLRERKEDIPLLIEGILATTPGGEGAYIAAETIDLMMKHDWPGNVRELRNVIERAVLLAEPPENAAQLRRAPAPQPPPRTDHTPSTTASSPDATMTVPVDIATPFKAAKGNVVSEFERRYISKLLAHHDGNISAAARAAGIDRMSIHKMLHRLGLANPGRDDGPPAFDVSDATED